In Vigna unguiculata cultivar IT97K-499-35 chromosome 3, ASM411807v1, whole genome shotgun sequence, a single genomic region encodes these proteins:
- the LOC114178040 gene encoding histidine--tRNA ligase, cytoplasmic produces MAEASVTLGGKASSLSSSAVCAVATALSQVRIDSTALDRLSSSNSSKKATTATTTSSSSNCSITVPDFLTLEESRAFLLVLLNSLIISNASSRIPLVLAETLNSNPSTFRFDDADLVTEDELTCSTLLGISAILDHHSAALSAFADVAAAFSCEALKADVAAFNLMDSGDGHNSKEEVGVAADVRVLLNGSKSVGKEKVRSVARVPKVHGSVREHAKAVHSRMRVELNSGVKSAIGSEEAVCTVLLPLAAALRELGECSLARVKSNLEGIGGDDLKLGVGEIFGKECPVGDGLSSGFNKAVNLFLGKEYGKFAHEVFVLSGLVWKVVAWEVVTAVAVLEAAELNEVIKGAKENGENLKVEENSKAEKKKKKVVLGKGTSSILALFKERLQSRGKLALGTWVADFLSFLDLAKPEFNEFLLKVKDVVESNESRRLPKIPKGTRDFAKEQMTIRKKAFSIIEEVFERHGATALDTPVFELRETLMGKYGEDSKLIYDLADQGGELLSLRYDLTVPFARFVAMNGLTSFKRYQIAKVYRRDNPSKGRYREFYQCDFDIAGTPPEKMGPDFEVVRILTELLDELNIGEYEIKLNHRKLLDGMMQICGVPPEKFRTICSSIDKLDKQSFQQIKKEMVEEKGLTAETADRIETFVKEKGSPLALLSKFIQEGSDFSKHEGASEALKELEILFIALEKSKRIDKVVFDLSLARGLDYYTGVIFEAVFKGGTQVGSIAAGGRYDNLIGMFGSKTVPAVGVSLGIERVFAIMEQQQKDQNQLARPTKTEVLVSVLGNDLTLAAELAGELWDAGVKAEFLVHKRRTKHFEYAKESRIPWMVLVYEQEVKEEGVVQLKDLEANIDIKTPRTGFVEELRKRLYP; encoded by the exons ATGGCTGAAGCTTCTGTCACGCTAGGCGGCAAGGCTTCTTCTCTCTCCTCCTCCGCCGTCTGCGCCGTCGCCACAGCTCTCTCTCAAGTGCGGATCGACTCAACTGCACTCGATAGACTctcctcctccaactcctcCAAGAAGGCCACCACCGCCACAACGACGTCGTCTTCGTCTAATTGCAGCATCACTGTCCCCGATTTCCTAACCCTAGAGGAATCCCGAGCCTTTCTTCTCGTCCTCCTCAACAGCCTCATCATTTCCAACGCTTCCTCTCGGATTCCCCTCGTCCTCGCCGAAACCCTCAATTCCAACCCTAGTACTTTCCGATTCGATGACGCTGACCTCGTCACGGAAGATGAACTCACATGCTCCACGCTGCTCGGGATTTCCGCCATTCTCGACCACCATTCCGCCGCGCTGTCCGCGTTCGCTGATGTGGCAGCCGCGTTCTCCTGCGAGGCCTTGAAGGCTGACGTGGCAGCCTTCAATTTGATGGATTCTGGCGATGGGCATAATTCCAAGGAGGAGGTTGGCGTTGCCGCGGACGTGAGGGTTCTGCTCAATGGATCCAAGTCGGTTGGTAAGGAGAAGGTTCGATCCGTCGCGAGGGTTCCCAAGGTTCACGGGAGTGTGAGGGAGCATGCTAAGGCCGTGCACTCGAGGATGCGTGTTGAGTTGAATTCGGGGGTTAAGAGCGCGATTGGGAGTGAGGAAGCTGTGTGCACCGTTCTGCTGCCGTTGGCGGCAGCATTGCGTGAACTTGGCGAGTGTAGTTTGGCACGGGTAAAGAGTAATTTGGAGGGTATTGGTGGTGATGATTTGAAATTGGGTGTTGGGGAAATTTTTGGGAAAGAATGCCCCGTTGGGGATGGTTTAAGCAGTGGTTTTAACAAGGCTGTTAACTTGTTTTTGGGAAAGGAGTATGGTAAGTTTGCACACGAGGTCTTTGTGTTGTCGGGCTTGGTGTGGAAAGTTGTGGCATGGGAAGTTGTGACGGCGGTTGCGGTGCTAGAGGCTGCTGAATTGAATGAGGTGATAAAAGGTGCTAAGGAAAATGGTGAGAATCTGAAAGTAGAGGAGAACTCGAAAgcagagaagaagaagaagaaagttgtTTTGGGGAAAGGGACTAGCTCGATTTTGGCATTGTTCAAGGAGAGGTTACAGAGTCGTGGAAAGTTAGCTTTGGGGACTTGGGTGGCAGATTTTCTATCATTTTTGGATTTGGCCAAACCCGAGTTTAACgaatttttattgaaagttaaGGATGTTGTGGAGAGCAATGAAAGCAGAAGATTGCCGAAGATTCCCAAG GGGACTCGTGATTTTGCTAAAGAACAAATGACAATTAGAAAGAAAGCTTTTTCAATAATAGAGGAAGTTTTTGAGAGGCATGGCGCCACTGCCTTAGATACTCCTGTTTTTGAATTGCGAGAAACTCTCATGGGAAAATACGGAGAAGACTCAAAGTTGATTTATGATCTTGCTGACCAG GGTGGGGAACTTCTTTCTTTGAGGTACGACTTGACAGTTCCATTTGCTAGGTTTGTGGCTATGAATGGTCTGACATCTTTCAAAAGGTACCAAATAGCTAAGGTTTACAGAAGGGATAACCCATCCAAGGGAAGATACCGTGAATTTTATCAATGCGACTTTGATATTGCTGGTACTCCACCTGAGAAAATGGGCCCAGACTTTGAGGTCGTTAGGATTTTGACTGAACTACTTGATGAGCTGAACATTGGGGAATATGAG ATAAAGTTGAATCATAGAAAGTTACTGGATGGCATGATGCAAATATGTGGTGTTCCTCCTGAAAAGTTTAGGACAATATGTTCAAGCATTGACAAGTTGGACAAGCAGTCTTTTCaacagataaaaaaagaaatg GTGGAAGAAAAGGGATTAACTGCTGAGACAGCTGACAGGATTGAAACTTTTGTTAAGGAAAAAGGATCTCCTTTAGCAttattatctaaatttataCAAGAGGGTAGTGATTTCTCAAAACACGAAGGAGCTTCTGAAGCATTGAAGGAActggaaattttatttatagctCTGGAAAAATCAAAACGGATTGATAAGGTGGTTTTTGACTTGAGTCTTGCCAGAGGTCTGGATTATTATACTGGAGTTATATTTGAAGCTGTTTTTAAAGGAGGCACTCAG GTTGGTTCAATTGCTGCTGGTGGGCGATACGATAACCTTATAGGGATGTTTGGTTCAAAAACAGTTCCGGCAGTTGGTGTGAGTCTGGGAATTGAGAGAGTGTTTGCCATAATGGAGCAACAACAAAAGGATCAGAATCAG TTGGCTCGGCCAACGAAGACAGAAGTTCTAGTGAGCGTATTGGGGAATGATTTAACACTTGCAGCAGAGCTAGCCGGAGAACTGTGGGATGCCGGGGTGAAAGCAGAATTCTTGGTCCATAAAAGAAGAACGAAGCATTTTGAATATGCAAAAGAATCAAGGATCCCTTGGATGGTACTTGTTTATGAGCAGGAAGTAAAAGAAGAAGGCGTGGTGCAATTGAAAGATCTGGAGGCCAATATTGATATTAAGACTCCTAGAACTGGATTTGTGGAGGAACTTCGTAAACGCTTATACCCTTAA